GGAAACATGGAATAATAGGGTTCACACGTCTGATATGGATTATGCGGCTCCGCAATGGAAAACCATATTAAAAAAGGTTTATCCGACAGTGAACCGATCCATTGGGTAGCATCGTCGACCATCCGATAAGGCAACTGTCCCTCTATTCCATAGGGAGCAGGTTTCATATCAGCATACATATCAAGTGTTTTCAAATATTCATCGAATGCTTTGCCGATCTCGCTCTTATTTTCCGAATCCTGCCCATCATGATTATAAGGACTCCAATAGTCTACACGGTCGGGAGAAAGATGAGAATGATTCTTCCCGATCAGTGCTGTCACATAACCTTGTTCCCTGGCCACATCAAAGAGATCTTTCGTATAAAAGGCATCTCTAAGATTGTGGTTGGATCGCACGTGTGTCGCACTGGGGAATCTTCCCGTCAACATAGAGACTCGGGCGGGACCACTTGCAGGAGCAGCTGTATATGCTCGGTTAAACCAAGTTCCTTGTCCAGCCAGACTATCGACGAAAGGCATCGTATTTAACGGATATCCTTCACGTCGCATTAAATCGACTCGCAGCTGATCTGCCATAATGATAATGACGTTGGGATTTTGGAGAATCTCTTGCCCAATTACAGGGAATAATACAAAGATCGAAACTGATATTCCTGCAAATGTTTTCCTATCGAATTTGTCTGTCATAATATGTTTCTTTCTGATCCAGATTTAAAAATTATGCACCAACATCGTTGTATTAATTAATTAATTAATTTATCCACGCCATTGATTGGAACAAAGATATAAAATAATTTAAACAGGTCTATGACCCATTGCTACGTTAACTCTAAAAAAACCAGCCAATAAACATCTAAATTATCCTTTCTTATATTGAATAAGAATGAACCCACATGGGGATATAATGATTTTCGAATTCAAATGTTTTCTGGACAGATTTATCATTTGTGGAGATATATGTTCCCTCATATCTTCCGAATTCCCAGCATTAATATCATCATTCTCGATTTTCCACATTGTAACAGGCACATAACCTCCAGGCATCTCTATTTTGATTTCCTGTTTCTTGAGATGTGAACGGTTTATCAATACAAGATTAATAACATTATCATCAGTTCTCACAGCTACGCCATCAATGTAAGCCACATCAACATCCTCAGTTAAGAGTTCATTATCGAAATTACCTCCAATAGCTAATTCTTGAACTGGCAAAGTTACTTTAGGTCCGTCTATGTAGATATTCATTTTTTCTCCGGACATATGCTTCCGGTAAAGATCGAAAACATGATAAATCGTACTTTTATAAGCATCTTCATCTCCAACAGATCGAACTAATCCATGCCCATTTACAGGAAATATATAATTGGCCATTCCTACATATGGACTCTGTCGAATAAAAACATTTAACATCCCGGCTGTTGTCACTACATCAAACAATCGCCTAGTATCATTTCTGGTGAAAGAATATTTCTCATTCTCAAAAACAGAGTGCCTACAATTCCATTCATCAATGCTTAATCGTATGGGATTATCTATTCGATCGAACAGCCTGTTCACCTTATCGAAAAGAATCGCATTCTTTGAGATTTGCATTTCGGCTTTTACCGGGGAAAAAATAGTGTAAAGTGGGTCTTGCAGCTTCCCTTCTTTTATTTTTGCCCCCATATAAAAATGCATAGTTAAAAAATCAATTAGATTACCATTCTTTTCAAGTACTTTTTTATTCCAATCATAAACATGCCCTACCGCCAAAAGGCTCAAGTCGGGATATAATGATTTGAAACAAGAAGCCCATTGGTTTAACTTATGCGAATAGAATTCTGCCGTTTCTGCTTTGTGAATACCATAAGAACCATAGTTTTCATTACCTATACACCAATACTTTACATTATAGGGATCGGCATGTCCATTGGCGATCCGCTTCATGCCAAATGCAGTTTCGGAAGAACCATTTACATATTCAATCCAATTTAACGCGTCACCCAACGATGCGGCATAATCAGGATGATTACTCATATTAAAATTGATATAAGGTTCAGTCCCTATTCTTTGACACCATTGAAGGAATTCATCCGTTCCAAAAAGATTTGTATCAACTCCTCCCCAACGGATACAATTAATTACTGGTCGTTTTTCTTTCGGTCCAATACCATTTTCCCAGTCATATTCATGAATATATGTACCAGCAGGCCATCGGACCACTGGCATCTGAAGTGATTTCAATAATTCAAAAACTGCCGGATTTTCTTCATTTTTCTCATTAAGTAACCCTCCATATATTATTTTATCATTACAATCTTCCAACATTTGCCCATAAATCATCGGATCAACAGTCTCCGGGTTGTCAGGGATTTCAACTGATACCTTTGTCACATGTACTACTGTTTTCTTATTAGTTGCAAAACTCGGGGAAAAACATGCGACACATATAAAGATAATTACAATCTTTTCTATTGTCATATTATTTATGCCTTTATTTAATGCTTTCATATTTAACCATAATAAATCCACAGGGGGATATTGTAATAGTCGAATTCAATTTTTTTCCCGAAAGACTTACTACTTGTGGAGAAATATTGTCCCTCTCATTTTCCGAGTTCACTGCATTGATATCGCTACCCTGAATTTTCCACATTGTAACAGGGACATAACCATCAGGGGCCTTTATTTTAACTTCTTGTTCACGAAGATGGGAGC
This window of the Proteiniphilum saccharofermentans genome carries:
- a CDS encoding alpha-L-arabinofuranosidase C-terminal domain-containing protein, translated to MKALNKGINNMTIEKIVIIFICVACFSPSFATNKKTVVHVTKVSVEIPDNPETVDPMIYGQMLEDCNDKIIYGGLLNEKNEENPAVFELLKSLQMPVVRWPAGTYIHEYDWENGIGPKEKRPVINCIRWGGVDTNLFGTDEFLQWCQRIGTEPYINFNMSNHPDYAASLGDALNWIEYVNGSSETAFGMKRIANGHADPYNVKYWCIGNENYGSYGIHKAETAEFYSHKLNQWASCFKSLYPDLSLLAVGHVYDWNKKVLEKNGNLIDFLTMHFYMGAKIKEGKLQDPLYTIFSPVKAEMQISKNAILFDKVNRLFDRIDNPIRLSIDEWNCRHSVFENEKYSFTRNDTRRLFDVVTTAGMLNVFIRQSPYVGMANYIFPVNGHGLVRSVGDEDAYKSTIYHVFDLYRKHMSGEKMNIYIDGPKVTLPVQELAIGGNFDNELLTEDVDVAYIDGVAVRTDDNVINLVLINRSHLKKQEIKIEMPGGYVPVTMWKIENDDINAGNSEDMREHISPQMINLSRKHLNSKIIISPCGFILIQYKKG